One Papaver somniferum cultivar HN1 chromosome 10, ASM357369v1, whole genome shotgun sequence genomic window carries:
- the LOC113315360 gene encoding uncharacterized protein LOC113315360 — MSYDVIKKWMKCPRKSLEYRQGVKSFIDFAKNNGGGSHLFSCPCRRCMNGKGLVVLSEISLHLLKHDNDDVTTGLNENITTDVDENVKEGMDENVTAGVDENVTAGLDENVGTNRCGQKKRLAAEKAREPLYPSCMNGKSVMYAAIMMNNIKTQYGISDNGVTTILELMKELLPEGNTLPCKYPDIKNIIKELGMDYVTYDACVNDCILYWKDNISLVKCHVCQEPRYVRVFNDERKLTQVAQKTLRHFPIIVRLKRLYSIPWIAEAMLWNSRAQRDVNVMRHPMDSTAWRCADNLCPEFSKEARNVTLGIATDGFNPNGCFAMNDSCWPVILCPYNLPPSVCMKHEFSMLCLLISGPRAPGKDIDVYLQPLIEELKELSNDGVMAFDSFTDSEFLLKARLLWAIHDFPALGTLD; from the exons ATGTCATATGATGTGATCAAGAAATGGATGAAGTGTCCTCGTAAGTCTTTAGAATATAGACAAGGTGTGAAGTCATTCATAGATTTTGCCAAGAATAATGGTGGTGGGAGTCATTTATTTTCATGCCCTTGTCGTCGTTGTATGAATGGTAAAGGCTTAGTTGTACTGAGTGAGATCTCATTGCATTTGCTCAAACATG ATAATGATGATGTTACAACAGGTTTGAATGAGAATATTACCACAGATGTGGATGAGAATGTTAAGGAAGGAATGGATGAGAATGTTACAGCAGGTGTTGATGAGAATGTTACAGCAGGGTTGGATGAGAATGTTGGAACCAACAGGTGTGGTCAGAAAAAAAGATTAGCGGCTGAGAAGGCAAGAGAACCATTATATCCTTCATGTATGAATGGAAAGTCAGTAATGTACGCTGCGATAATGATGAACAACATAAAGACTCAGTATGGAATTTCAGACAATGGTGTTACCACAATATTAGAATTGATGAAAGAGTTGCTTCCCGAAGGTAACACCCTGCCATGTAAGTATCCAGATATCAAGAATATTATTAAAGAGCTAGGGATGGATTATGTGACTTATGATGCTTGTGTAAATGACTGTATACTTTATTGGAAGGATAATATTTCATTGGTGAAGTGTCATGTATGTCAAGAACCTAGGTACGTAAGAGTTTTTAATGATGAGAGAAAACTTACACAAGTTGCGCAAAAGACGTTAAGGCATTTTCCGATAATTGTAAGGCTGAAAAGACTTTATAGTATACCATGGATAGCAGAGGCAATGCTTTGGAACTCTAGAGCACAGAGAGATGTTAATGTCATGCGTCATCCGATGGATTCTACAGCTTGGCGGTGTGCGGATAATTTATGTCCTGAATTTTCTAAGGAAGCACGGAATGTTACTCTTGGGATAGCAACTGACGGCTTCAATCCAAATGGATGCTTTGCTATGAATGACAGCTGTTGGCCGGTGATACTGTGTCCGTACAACCTTCCTCCTTCGGTGTGTATGAAGCACGAAttctccatgttatgtttgttgaTATCAGGTCCGAGAGCACCAGGTAAAGATATTGATGTTTACTTACAGCCATTGATAGAGGAGTTGAAAGAGTTATCGAATGATGGTGTTATGGCATTCGACAGCTTCACGGACTCTGAATTTCTGTTGAAGGCAAGGTTGTTATGGGCTATTCATGATTTTCCGGCATTGGGTACTCTAGATTGA